A single window of Granulicella mallensis MP5ACTX8 DNA harbors:
- a CDS encoding phage tail protein — MSKALVGASELIGAVGMGVAAFLDPALVASPWFDKIMASLAISGISMEAGAIANALTANRGVNITTRQAASYRQIIYGIQRVGGIQIYRSTTGGHHDQFNYVIVIATHECFAIENLYLDGRQVYWDTTSAGNTTQNGYNFGGNADGNSHQGPNGVQYNFGTLVYCEARYGEQLPGDVIGGLTANDPTWAASSGKSPFVGGCTYVYLKVEYDSSMFPSEPEVRFTVHGKPVVDPRVGTTPTYSANAALIINDVLTDPEWGLGDDSVNQDQLIAAANICDEQVALAAGGTESRYSCHWHYDTGTAVGDIISTLMESMGGKISRIGGQWFIYPAAYYGPSASFNSDHLIDSVDWTTKGFRDISNRVRGKYTAPNFPFNVAGNLYDSNGWYNGQIQDNFPFAFQPTSYPDYAADTLHGYANDEYLTEDGGVVLPLQKDFIQVLSIAQAQRLAKIALLRNRMQMGSGTLKMSLAAFMLQPMDTFNMTCSQMGWTDKLLEVNSFQFATDQTDAGPLLSITLGVNETDPTIYDWSVAEELTVYDVPAAPSLQAPYTPAPPTDMELISSAATALLQPDGSVAPRIQVNWTTPLDILVTQIQVQYQPVGAANWTDAGSASVNSNFYFISGVVSGQQYDVRIRSIRGNGATSVWVELDGFTAGLVLSVQTQDGVGKGSLVGEAYPDGTAAIECNPFTALVGQLSLPVFPGGAVTISGLTQQTLYYVYYIDPTYVGGNVTPIATTNQSDFLGKLGYFLIDSIVTPFAGSGGGGGGTGTSGGKYQPTTFSDLGTRTTTTPAAAYDGNLSSYATVSGSSTSTFAVGKTSNTTAIGSGAWSGFNSVVAAADMTLTVICTTILRQSATSPSGSVSINASLGGSTTSPLANSAGNLTTYTLTVPTGTNLSGISVFVNAVPGVGGASSSVPSASSSVQAQVAEIYIQ; from the coding sequence ATGAGTAAGGCCTTGGTTGGAGCAAGTGAGCTGATTGGCGCTGTTGGCATGGGTGTCGCCGCATTTCTAGACCCCGCACTCGTAGCGAGTCCCTGGTTCGACAAGATCATGGCATCGCTGGCTATCAGCGGTATCAGTATGGAAGCCGGAGCTATAGCCAACGCTCTCACTGCTAACCGTGGCGTCAACATCACCACTCGTCAAGCTGCCTCATATAGACAAATCATCTATGGGATTCAGCGTGTCGGTGGAATTCAAATCTATCGTTCGACTACAGGCGGTCACCATGACCAATTCAATTATGTAATCGTCATCGCTACTCATGAATGTTTCGCCATTGAGAATCTTTACCTTGACGGCAGACAGGTTTATTGGGATACCACCAGCGCTGGCAACACCACACAAAACGGATATAACTTCGGTGGCAATGCTGACGGTAATTCCCACCAAGGCCCTAACGGCGTTCAATACAATTTCGGGACTCTTGTCTACTGTGAAGCTCGCTATGGAGAACAACTTCCTGGTGATGTCATCGGTGGTCTCACCGCAAACGATCCTACCTGGGCTGCATCATCCGGCAAGTCTCCCTTTGTAGGCGGCTGCACGTACGTCTATCTCAAAGTTGAATATGACTCGTCTATGTTTCCTTCTGAGCCTGAAGTAAGGTTCACGGTGCATGGAAAGCCTGTCGTTGACCCTCGCGTAGGAACAACGCCCACATACTCTGCCAATGCAGCCCTCATCATCAATGATGTTCTGACTGACCCTGAATGGGGCCTCGGTGACGACAGCGTAAATCAGGACCAACTGATTGCAGCAGCCAACATTTGTGATGAACAAGTCGCTCTCGCAGCGGGCGGCACAGAAAGCCGATATTCCTGTCATTGGCATTACGACACAGGCACCGCTGTCGGAGATATCATCTCGACGCTCATGGAGTCGATGGGTGGAAAGATCAGCCGAATAGGCGGTCAATGGTTCATCTATCCGGCAGCCTATTACGGACCTTCAGCATCATTCAACAGCGACCACCTGATTGACTCTGTTGATTGGACTACTAAAGGCTTCCGTGACATCTCGAATAGAGTTCGCGGCAAGTACACAGCGCCAAATTTTCCATTCAACGTCGCTGGCAACCTGTACGACTCTAACGGTTGGTACAACGGCCAGATACAGGACAACTTTCCCTTTGCCTTCCAGCCGACTTCATATCCAGACTATGCAGCGGACACTCTCCACGGCTACGCCAATGATGAATACCTGACCGAAGACGGTGGGGTTGTTCTCCCTCTTCAGAAGGATTTCATTCAGGTTCTCAGCATCGCCCAGGCGCAGCGTCTAGCGAAAATTGCGTTACTCCGCAACCGGATGCAAATGGGTTCGGGCACGCTAAAGATGTCTCTTGCCGCTTTCATGTTGCAGCCAATGGACACGTTCAATATGACGTGTTCTCAGATGGGTTGGACAGACAAACTGCTCGAAGTGAACTCATTTCAATTCGCTACCGATCAGACCGATGCAGGGCCTCTCCTCAGCATCACGCTCGGCGTCAATGAAACCGACCCAACAATCTATGACTGGAGCGTAGCCGAAGAGCTGACCGTCTATGACGTGCCAGCCGCTCCATCGCTTCAGGCTCCCTATACTCCTGCACCGCCTACAGACATGGAACTCATCTCCTCGGCTGCGACTGCATTGCTACAGCCTGACGGCTCTGTTGCGCCACGAATCCAAGTCAACTGGACAACACCTCTAGACATCCTCGTCACCCAGATACAGGTTCAGTATCAGCCGGTTGGTGCAGCCAATTGGACGGATGCGGGTTCAGCGTCGGTCAATAGCAATTTCTACTTCATCAGTGGTGTTGTATCCGGCCAGCAGTATGACGTTCGGATTCGATCAATACGCGGTAATGGTGCGACCTCTGTATGGGTGGAACTCGACGGCTTCACCGCAGGATTGGTTCTATCTGTTCAGACTCAGGACGGTGTCGGTAAAGGCTCACTCGTCGGGGAAGCGTATCCCGATGGAACCGCTGCTATCGAGTGCAATCCCTTCACCGCGCTTGTCGGCCAGTTGTCTTTGCCTGTCTTCCCTGGTGGAGCAGTGACGATCTCAGGCCTGACTCAACAAACTCTCTATTACGTGTACTATATCGATCCAACCTATGTGGGCGGCAATGTCACACCGATAGCAACGACAAATCAGTCTGACTTTCTCGGCAAGCTCGGATACTTCCTCATCGACTCTATTGTGACGCCTTTTGCTGGCTCAGGTGGAGGGGGTGGAGGTACAGGAACGAGCGGCGGTAAATACCAGCCAACAACTTTTAGCGATTTAGGAACCAGAACCACCACGACCCCTGCTGCTGCATATGACGGAAATCTAAGTTCATATGCCACGGTATCGGGATCGAGTACCTCTACCTTTGCTGTTGGTAAGACATCGAATACAACAGCGATAGGCAGTGGGGCATGGTCAGGTTTTAACTCCGTAGTTGCCGCCGCCGACATGACCCTGACGGTTATCTGTACTACGATCCTTAGGCAATCGGCCACTTCGCCGAGTGGGAGCGTTAGTATTAATGCCTCTTTAGGAGGAAGCACAACCTCTCCTCTCGCTAATTCAGCAGGAAATTTGACTACCTATACATTGACTGTTCCTACTGGAACCAATCTGTCTGGCATCTCGGTTTTTGTGAATGCTGTTCCGGGTGTTGGTGGAGCATCGAGTTCTGTCCCGAGCGCTTCGTCTTCAGTACAGGCCCAGGTGGCTGAGATTTACATTCAATAA
- a CDS encoding lysozyme, translating into MTYQFSPQGLSLTKQFEGLRLTAYQDVAGVWTIGYGHTGDVHPGQTITNEQADSLLLSDMAIAIACVNRLVKVPLTQGQFDALCDFTFNEGVGNFTTSTLLRVLNTGDYTAAAKQFSVWVYAGGKVQAGLERRRAAEQAMFSGSGE; encoded by the coding sequence ATGACATATCAATTCAGCCCTCAGGGCCTCTCACTGACCAAACAGTTTGAGGGGCTTAGGCTCACCGCATATCAAGATGTAGCCGGTGTCTGGACAATCGGATACGGCCATACAGGCGATGTCCATCCCGGCCAAACGATCACAAACGAACAGGCAGACAGTCTGCTTCTGTCGGACATGGCGATAGCGATTGCTTGCGTCAATCGTCTGGTCAAAGTCCCGCTCACGCAAGGGCAGTTCGACGCTCTCTGTGACTTCACCTTCAATGAGGGGGTTGGAAACTTCACCACATCCACTCTTCTTCGCGTGCTCAATACAGGCGATTACACCGCAGCCGCGAAGCAGTTCAGCGTTTGGGTGTATGCCGGTGGGAAGGTGCAGGCCGGTCTTGAACGGAGACGCGCAGCCGAGCAAGCCATGTTTAGCGGGAGCGGCGAATAA
- a CDS encoding NUMOD3 domain-containing DNA-binding protein, translating to MNIYGYIYLIRNRIDGKVYIGQTARTIEQRWKQHKKEARAVRSNAHLYCAMRKHGLESFDIVCLHQAFSKAELDDMERRAIFTHDSMNPDFGYNKTDGGANGKRSDETRKRLSESHMGHKRSAESRRKQSQSLMGHSSGIKGKKHSQATRQKMSESQKGNTYCLGNKLTKAHRRKISDAVKGENHPSFGKKLSETTRQKMREARLRRKSEASPALIWGS from the coding sequence TTGAACATCTACGGTTATATCTATTTGATTCGTAATCGAATCGATGGAAAGGTTTACATAGGACAGACTGCAAGAACTATCGAACAACGATGGAAACAGCACAAGAAAGAAGCGCGTGCTGTGAGAAGCAATGCTCATTTGTATTGCGCGATGAGAAAGCATGGACTGGAATCGTTCGACATCGTTTGTCTTCATCAAGCCTTCAGCAAAGCAGAGTTAGACGACATGGAGCGTCGAGCCATCTTTACTCATGATTCGATGAACCCTGACTTCGGTTACAACAAGACCGATGGCGGTGCAAACGGAAAACGATCCGATGAGACTCGTAAGAGATTGAGCGAGTCACATATGGGACACAAACGCTCTGCTGAGTCCCGTCGAAAGCAAAGCCAATCGCTCATGGGACATTCTTCCGGAATCAAGGGTAAGAAACATTCGCAAGCTACACGGCAAAAGATGAGTGAGTCGCAGAAGGGCAACACCTATTGTCTTGGCAACAAACTCACAAAAGCTCACCGTCGCAAAATCAGTGATGCCGTAAAAGGTGAGAATCACCCGAGCTTCGGTAAGAAACTCTCAGAGACGACACGCCAAAAGATGCGTGAGGCACGACTGAGACGTAAGTCGGAAGCGTCTCCAGCCCTCATCTGGGGCAGCTAA
- a CDS encoding DUF6950 family protein translates to MALVRLPKWDTQLLPAFIAAHKNVSFKWGTSDCCLIAADAIQAMTGVDIASDFRGKYTDEASAFALIKSVANGTTVADAAAYCAAKHGLTEWSKPLLAQRGDLVTIQNGTQLIAGFVGIDGRYAISIGETGLMQFPISVITRAWKTS, encoded by the coding sequence ATGGCGCTTGTAAGACTCCCAAAGTGGGACACACAACTCCTACCTGCATTCATCGCTGCTCACAAAAATGTTTCTTTCAAGTGGGGCACATCGGACTGTTGCCTGATAGCAGCAGATGCGATTCAGGCAATGACAGGCGTGGATATCGCCAGCGACTTCCGGGGCAAATACACCGACGAAGCCTCTGCATTCGCACTCATCAAGTCTGTAGCGAACGGCACAACCGTAGCTGATGCAGCCGCCTATTGTGCAGCCAAGCACGGACTCACCGAATGGTCGAAGCCTTTGCTTGCGCAACGTGGCGATCTTGTCACCATTCAGAACGGAACACAGCTCATCGCTGGCTTCGTCGGCATCGATGGCAGATATGCAATCAGCATCGGTGAAACCGGCCTGATGCAGTTTCCCATTTCAGTCATTACTCGCGCGTGGAAGACCTCCTAA